One stretch of Xiphophorus maculatus strain JP 163 A chromosome 19, X_maculatus-5.0-male, whole genome shotgun sequence DNA includes these proteins:
- the LOC102236594 gene encoding tubulin beta-1 chain, with protein MREIVHLQAGQCGNQIGAKFWEVISDEHGIDPTGAYHGDSDLQLDRINVYYNEASGGKYVPRAVLVDLEPGTMDSVRSGPFGQVFRPDNFVFGQSGAGNNWAKGHYTEGAELVDSVLDVVRKEAESCDCLQGFQLTHSLGGGTGSGMGTLLISKIREEYPDRIMNTFSVVPSPKVSDTVVEPYNATLSVHQLVENTDETYCIDNEALYDICFRTLKLTTPTYGDLNHLVSATMSGVTTCLRFPGQLNADLRKLAVNMVPFPRLHFFMPGFAPLTSRGSQQYRALTVPELTMQMFDAKNMMAACDPRHGRYLTVAAIFRGRMSMKEVDEQMLNVQNKNSSYFVEWIPNNVKTAVCDIPPRGLKMAATFIGNSTAIQELFKRISEQFTAMFRRKAFLHWYTGEGMDEMEFTEAESNMNDLVSEYQQYQEATAEEEGEFEEEGEEDLA; from the exons ATGAGGGAAATTGTTCATCTTCAAGCTGGCCAGTGCGGGAACCAGATTGGAGCCAAG TTTTGGGAGGTGATAAGCGACGAACACGGTATTGACCCCACCGGGGCATACCACGGGGACAGCGACCTTCAGTTGGATCGTATCAACGTGTATTACAACGAGGCGTCAG GTGGAAAGTATGTCCCTCGTGCTGTTCTGGTGGACTTGGAGCCGGGCACCATGGACTCGGTGAGGTCTGGTCCTTTTGGACAGGTGTTTAGGCCTGACAACTTTGTTTTTG GTCAGAGCGGTGCTGGTAATAACTGGGCTAAGGGCCACTACACTGAAGGAGCGGAGCTGGTGGACTCGGTGCTGGATGTGGTGAGGAAGGAGGCGGAGAGCTGCGACTGCCTGCAGGGCTTTCAGCTCACCCACTCCCTGGGAGGAGGCACCGGCTCCGGCATGGGCACGCTCCTCATCAGCAAGATCCGGGAGGAGTACCCGGACCGCATCATGAACACGTTCAGCGTGGTGCCGTCGCCCAAG GTGTCAGACACCGTGGTGGAGCCCTACAACGCCACCCTGTCCGTCCACCAGCTGGTGGAGAACACTGATGAGACCTACTGCATTGACAACGAGGCGCTGTACGACATCTGCTTCCGTACGTTGAAGCTCACCACGCCCACCTACGGCGATCTGAACCACCTGGTGTCGGCCACAATGAGCGGCGTCACCACCTGCCTGCGCTTCCCCGGTCAGCTGAACGCCGACCTGAGGAAGCTGGCCGTCAACATGGTGCCGTTTCCCAGACTGCACTTCTTCATGCCGGGCTTCGCCCCGCTGACGAGCCGAGGCAGCCAGCAGTACCG GGCCCTGACAGTCCCTGAACTCACCATGCAGATGTTCGACGCCAAGAACATGATGGCGGCGTGCGACCCGCGCCACGGCCGCTACCTGACGGTGGCGGCCATCTTCCGCGGCCGCATGTCCATGAAGGAGGTGGACGAGCAGATGCTGAACGTTCAGAACAAGAACAGCAGCTACTTCGTCGAGTGGATCCCCAACAACGTGAAGACGGCCGTCTGCGACATCCCGCCACGCGGcctcaagatggccgccacctTCATCGGAAACAGCACGGCCATCCAGGAGCTGTTCAAGCGCATCTCGGAGCAGTTCACCGCCATGTTCCGCCGCAAGGCCTTCCTGCACTG GTACACCGGCGAGGGCATGGATGAGATGGAGTTCACCGAGGCAGAGAGCAACATGAACGACCTGGTGTCAGAATACCAGCAGTACCAGGAGGCCAcggcagaggaggagggagagttTGAAGAGGAGGGAGAAGAAGACCTGGCCTAA